In Equus quagga isolate Etosha38 unplaced genomic scaffold, UCLA_HA_Equagga_1.0 73442_RagTag, whole genome shotgun sequence, the following proteins share a genomic window:
- the LOC124234273 gene encoding proteasome assembly chaperone 1 isoform X2, whose protein sequence is MAATFFGEVVKAPCRAGTEEEEEDEEERRETPEDREARRQLARKREVRLFRRQTKTSLEVALLEKYPCSKFIIAIGNNAVAFLSSFVMNSGVWEEVGCAKLWNEWCRTTDTTHLSPAEAFCVFYHLKSNPSVFLCQCTCYVAEDQQYQWLEKVFGSCPRKNMQVTILTCRHVTDYKTSESTSSLHSPFLKALKTQNFKEPPCCSLLEQPNIAHDLPAAVLSYCQVWGIPAVLYLCYTDVMKLDLVTVEAFKPILSSRSWKGLVKNIPQSTEILKRLMTTNEIQSNIYT, encoded by the exons ATGGCAGCCACTTTCTTCGGGGAGGTGGTGAAGGCACCGTGCCGAGCCGggacggaggaggaggaggaggacgaagaggagaggagggagactCCCGAGGACAGGGAGGCGCGGCGGCAGCTGGCGCGGAAGAG GGAGGTGCGGCTCTTTCgaagacagacaaaaacatcTCTGGAAGTTGCTCTGCTAGAAAAATATCCTTGCTCCAAGTTTATAATTGCTATAGGAAACAATGCAGTAG CATTTTTGTCATCGTTTGTCATGAATTCAGGGGTCTGGGAAGAAGTTGGTTGTGCTAAGCTCTGGAATGAATGGTGTAGAACAACGGACACCACTCATCTGTCCCCCGCAGAGGCGTTTTGTGTGTTTTATCATCTAAAATCAAATCCCTCG GTTTTCCTCTGTCAGTGCACTTGCTACGTTGCTGAAGATCAGCAGTATCAGTGGCTGGAAAAG GTTTTTGGCTCTTGTCCAAGGAAGAACATGCAAGTAACTATTCTCACATGTCGACATGTTACCGACTATAAAACTTCAGAATCCACTAGCAGCCTTCATTCTCCTTTCCTGAAAGCCCTGAAAACACAGAATTTCAAAGAGCCTCCGTGCTGTTCGCTGCTAGAACAGCCGAATATCGCGCACGACCTTCCTGCAGCAG TTCTCAGTTACTGTCAGGTGTGGGGAATCCCCGCAGTGCTGTACTTGTGTTACACCGACGTGATGAAGTTGGACCTAGTTACGGTTGAAGCGTTTAAGCCTATACtttcttccagaagctggaaaggtTTGGTTAAG
- the LOC124234273 gene encoding proteasome assembly chaperone 1 isoform X1 — protein sequence MAATFFGEVVKAPCRAGTEEEEEDEEERRETPEDREARRQLARKREVRLFRRQTKTSLEVALLEKYPCSKFIIAIGNNAVAFLSSFVMNSGVWEEVGCAKLWNEWCRTTDTTHLSPAEAFCVFYHLKSNPSRTQCPEQLGRQVRQMRCQAGEVFLCQCTCYVAEDQQYQWLEKVFGSCPRKNMQVTILTCRHVTDYKTSESTSSLHSPFLKALKTQNFKEPPCCSLLEQPNIAHDLPAAVLSYCQVWGIPAVLYLCYTDVMKLDLVTVEAFKPILSSRSWKGLVKNIPQSTEILKRLMTTNEIQSNIYT from the exons ATGGCAGCCACTTTCTTCGGGGAGGTGGTGAAGGCACCGTGCCGAGCCGggacggaggaggaggaggaggacgaagaggagaggagggagactCCCGAGGACAGGGAGGCGCGGCGGCAGCTGGCGCGGAAGAG GGAGGTGCGGCTCTTTCgaagacagacaaaaacatcTCTGGAAGTTGCTCTGCTAGAAAAATATCCTTGCTCCAAGTTTATAATTGCTATAGGAAACAATGCAGTAG CATTTTTGTCATCGTTTGTCATGAATTCAGGGGTCTGGGAAGAAGTTGGTTGTGCTAAGCTCTGGAATGAATGGTGTAGAACAACGGACACCACTCATCTGTCCCCCGCAGAGGCGTTTTGTGTGTTTTATCATCTAAAATCAAATCCCTCG AGAACACAGTGTCCTGAGCAACTTGGGAGACAAGTCAGGCAGATGAGGTGTCAAGCAGGTGAG GTTTTCCTCTGTCAGTGCACTTGCTACGTTGCTGAAGATCAGCAGTATCAGTGGCTGGAAAAG GTTTTTGGCTCTTGTCCAAGGAAGAACATGCAAGTAACTATTCTCACATGTCGACATGTTACCGACTATAAAACTTCAGAATCCACTAGCAGCCTTCATTCTCCTTTCCTGAAAGCCCTGAAAACACAGAATTTCAAAGAGCCTCCGTGCTGTTCGCTGCTAGAACAGCCGAATATCGCGCACGACCTTCCTGCAGCAG TTCTCAGTTACTGTCAGGTGTGGGGAATCCCCGCAGTGCTGTACTTGTGTTACACCGACGTGATGAAGTTGGACCTAGTTACGGTTGAAGCGTTTAAGCCTATACtttcttccagaagctggaaaggtTTGGTTAAG